Proteins from one Mercurialis annua linkage group LG7, ddMerAnnu1.2, whole genome shotgun sequence genomic window:
- the LOC126657672 gene encoding alanine--glyoxylate aminotransferase 2 homolog 1, mitochondrial-like: MLVSKLCLVLNNREIICNKKLNLPKTERSENISSMLANSSYKTTLLISPIANSPKLTYSQKMALYTHIFKRITQKPKPKSFPYNSVPTFSSFSTTNSAATCIDDPPLPQIPPFDYTPEPYKGPLGDEILSKRNKFLGSILFHYYEKPLNLVEGKMQYLFDENGRRYLDAFAGIVSVSCGHCHPEVLKAIIQQTKLLQHTNTIYLHHAVADYGEALAAKMPGNLKAVFFVNSGSEASELATLMARLYTGNLHMVSLRNSYHGGSSSTAGLTALGMWNYAIPQGDVHHVINPDPYRGVFGSDVPKYVKDVEDHLEYGTSGRVAGFIGETIQGFGGVTEVAPGYLKRVYELIRKAGGLCIADEVQTGFGRLGSHFWGFEAHGVMPDIVTMAKGIGNGLPLGAVVTTPEIAKVMAKNVQYSTFAGNPVCSAGAHAVLRVLERDKRQQHCAQVGSHLITRLKHLQQKHDIIGDVRGSGLMLGIELVTDRKAKTPAKDETGVVFEKLRELGVLIGKGGLHANVFRIKPPMCFTKDDADFLVDAMDYAMSKL; this comes from the exons ATGCTTGTATCAAAGCTTTGTTTGGTTCTAAACAATAGAgaaataatatgtaataaaaagttaaacttACCAAAAACAGAAAGATCAGAAAACATTTCTTCTATGCTCGCCAACTCTTCCTATAAAACAACTCTTCTCATCTCTCCTATTGCCAACTCTCCCAAGCTCACTTACTCTCAAAAAATGGCATTATACACCCACATCTTCAAAAGAATCACACAAAAACCCAAACCCAAATCTTTTCCTTACAATTCAGTCCCTACATTCTCATCTTTTTCTACTACGAATTCTGCTGCTACTTGTATTGATGATCCTCCTCTGCCACAGATTCCTCCATTTGATTATACGCCGGAGCCATACAAAGGTCCGCTGGGTGATGAGATTCTCAGCAAACGAAACAAGTTTTTGGGGTCCATTCTTTTTCACTATTATGAAAAACCA TTGAATCTTGTTGAAGGAAAAATGCAATATTTATTTGATGAAAATGGAAGGAGATATTTGGATGCATTTGCTGGAATAGTGTCGGTGTCATGTGGGCATTGCCATCCTGAGGTTTTGAAGGCTATAATTCAACAAACCAAGCTTCTTCAGCATACTAATACTATTTATTTGCATCATGCTGTTGCTGATTATGGCGAGGCTTTAGCCGCTAAAATGCCCGGGAATCTTAAG GCTGTGTTTTTTGTAAATTCGGGGTCAGAAGCAAGTGAATTAGCAACGCTGATGGCTAGACTTTACACCGGTAATCTTCACATGGTCTCTCTAAGAAATTCATATCATGGTGGAAGTTCTAGTACCGCCGGCCTAACCGCTTTAGGCATGTGGAACTACGCTATACCGCAG GGAGATGTTCATCATGTTATAAACCCGGATCCATATCGAGGAGTCTTTGGTTCGGATGTTCCTAAATATGTCAAAGATGTGGAAGATCACCTTGAATATGGCACTTCCGGAAGAGTTGCTGGATTTATAGGCGAAACAATTCAG GGATTTGGAGGAGTAACTGAAGTGGCACCTGGATACCTGAAAAGGGTTTATGAGCTTATACGTAAGGCTGGTGGTCTGTGCATTGCTGATGAAGTTCAAACTGGATTTGGTCGCTTAGGAAGCCATTTTTGGGGTTTTGAGGCACATGGAGTCATGCCTGATATTGTTACCATGGCCAAG GGCATTGGCAATGGTTTACCATTAGGAGCAGTGGTGACAACACCAGAAATAGCGAAAGTGATGGCGAAAAATGTTCAATATAGTACATTTGCTGGAAATCCCGTGTGTTCAGCCGGGGCTCATGCTGTTCTAAGAGTGCTCGAAAGAGATAAGCGTCAACAACATTGTGCTCAAGTCGGTTCCCACTTGATTACCCGCTTGAAACATCTTCAGCAGAAACACGACA TCATCGGAGACGTGAGAGGGAGTGGCTTAATGCTGGGGATAGAACTTGTGACAGACCGAAAAGCAAAGACTCCGGCTAAGGATGAAACTGGAGTTGTGTTTGAGAAACTTAGAG AGCTGGGTGTTCTAATTGGGAAAGGAGGACTACATGCTAATGTTTTTCGAATAAAACCACCAATGTGTTTTACCAAAGATGATGCAG ATTTTCTTGTGGATGCTATGGACTATGCAATGTCAAAGCTATGA